The following coding sequences lie in one Cloeon dipterum chromosome 1, ieCloDipt1.1, whole genome shotgun sequence genomic window:
- the LOC135934610 gene encoding cuticle protein 76-like, with protein sequence MAFKFVVLAACLAVANAGLAAVGASQQSTVRSLDGNSVVSTYSKQVDTPYSSVRKYDTRVSNDAVAYAAAPVAYNTYAAPAVAHATYAAPAFTSYAAPAVAHATYAAPAIARATYAAPAVAAHPAALGVAYSAAPAVAHISYTGAYATYAY encoded by the exons ATGGCCTTCAAG TTTGTGGTTCTCGCCGCCTGCCTGGCTGTCGCTAACGCTGGACTCGCCGCCGTCGGCGCCAGCCAGCAGTCCACTGTCCGCTCCCTGGACGGCAACTCCGTG GTGAGCACCTACTCCAAGCAGGTGGACACCCCCTACTCTAGCGTGCGCAAGTACGACACCCGCGTGTCCAACGATGCCGTTGCCTacgccgccgcccccgtcgCCTACAACACCTATGCCGCCCCCGCTGTCGCCCACGCCACCTATGCCGCCCCCGCCTTCACCAgctacgccgcccccgccgtcGCTCACGCCAcctacgccgcccccgccatCGCTCGCGCCACCTATGCCGCCCCCGCTGTCGCCGCTCACCCCGCCGCCCTCGGAGTTGCCTACTCCGCTGCCCCCGCTGTTGCCCACATCTCCTACACCGGTGCCTACGCCACCTATGCTTACTAA